One Amorphoplanes digitatis genomic window carries:
- a CDS encoding ANTAR domain-containing response regulator, with the protein MADTQASAERRRVLIAEDEALIRLDLAEMLVEEGYDVVGEAGDGETAVRLAEDLTPDLVILDIKMPIMDGLAAAERIAGGRIAPVVILTAFSQRDLVERARAAGAMAYLVKPFQKSDLVPAIEIALSRYSEISALEAEVAGLTDRLETRKSVERAKGELMTKYSMTEPQAFKWIQRTAMDHRMTMREVADRILAEGEESPGVPAP; encoded by the coding sequence GTGGCCGACACGCAAGCGAGCGCTGAGCGCAGGCGGGTGCTGATCGCCGAGGACGAGGCGCTCATTCGGCTGGACCTGGCCGAGATGCTCGTGGAGGAGGGCTACGACGTCGTCGGCGAGGCCGGTGACGGCGAGACCGCCGTCCGGCTGGCCGAGGATCTGACGCCGGACCTGGTCATCCTGGACATCAAGATGCCGATCATGGATGGCCTGGCCGCCGCCGAGCGGATCGCCGGCGGACGCATCGCGCCGGTCGTGATCCTGACGGCGTTCAGTCAGCGCGATCTGGTCGAGCGGGCGCGCGCCGCCGGCGCCATGGCGTACCTGGTGAAGCCCTTCCAGAAGTCGGACCTGGTGCCGGCGATCGAGATCGCGCTCTCGCGGTACTCGGAGATCTCGGCGCTCGAGGCCGAGGTGGCCGGGCTGACCGACCGGCTTGAGACGCGCAAGTCGGTGGAGCGCGCCAAGGGCGAGCTCATGACGAAGTACTCGATGACCGAGCCGCAGGCGTTCAAGTGGATCCAGCGCACGGCGATGGACCACCGGATGACTATGCGTGAGGTCGCGGACCGGATCCTCGCGGAGGGTGAGGAGTCGCCAGGGGTGCCCGCGCCGTAG
- a CDS encoding branched-chain amino acid ABC transporter substrate-binding protein, whose amino-acid sequence MRQVLVRAIGGLAVVGLIAGAAACNSDSGSDDTASGNCGYKLAFFGALTGPAANLGVNIEQGFELAINQYNEKKGSDCITVAKFDSQGDPGVAPGVARNLVADKKIIGIVGPAFSGESEAADPIFEQAGVPSISPSATRVSLSANGWKTWHRAVANDDAQGPAAGNYIKNVMKAEKVFVADDQSAYGAGLAEVVKKTLGTAVVATDKTEADGKQTDFSALVTKVVSSGATALFYGGYYQNAGLIRKALTTAGWKGTLVGGDGMKDPGLAKAAGNAAATGTIVTCPCSPPEKAGGTFVTDYKAKWNVDAGTYSDVAFDAANFMLQGIDAGNTTVEKLNTYLGATEYKGIANTYKFTPTGELDPKFIKVWAFKFDAAGNTIADQEVPAV is encoded by the coding sequence TTGAGGCAGGTTCTCGTACGTGCCATCGGCGGGTTGGCCGTTGTCGGCCTCATCGCCGGTGCCGCTGCTTGCAACAGCGACAGCGGCAGTGATGACACGGCCAGTGGCAACTGCGGCTACAAGCTCGCGTTCTTTGGCGCTTTGACCGGCCCGGCGGCCAACCTCGGTGTGAACATCGAGCAGGGCTTCGAGCTGGCAATCAACCAGTACAACGAGAAGAAGGGCTCCGACTGCATCACGGTCGCGAAGTTCGACTCTCAGGGTGACCCGGGCGTCGCGCCCGGCGTGGCCCGTAACCTGGTCGCGGACAAGAAGATCATCGGCATCGTCGGTCCGGCGTTCTCGGGTGAGTCCGAGGCTGCCGACCCGATCTTCGAGCAGGCCGGCGTCCCGTCGATCAGCCCGTCGGCCACCCGCGTCTCGCTCTCGGCCAACGGCTGGAAGACCTGGCACCGCGCGGTCGCGAACGACGACGCGCAGGGCCCCGCCGCGGGTAACTACATCAAGAACGTGATGAAGGCCGAGAAGGTCTTCGTCGCGGACGACCAGTCGGCGTACGGCGCCGGTCTGGCCGAGGTCGTCAAGAAGACCCTCGGCACCGCTGTCGTCGCCACGGACAAGACCGAGGCCGACGGCAAGCAGACCGACTTCTCGGCGCTCGTGACGAAGGTCGTCTCCTCTGGTGCGACCGCCCTGTTCTACGGCGGCTACTACCAGAACGCCGGCCTCATCCGTAAGGCCCTGACGACGGCCGGCTGGAAGGGCACCCTCGTCGGCGGCGACGGCATGAAGGACCCGGGTCTGGCCAAGGCCGCGGGCAACGCCGCCGCGACCGGCACCATCGTGACCTGCCCCTGCTCCCCGCCGGAGAAGGCGGGCGGCACGTTCGTCACCGACTACAAGGCGAAGTGGAACGTCGACGCCGGTACCTACAGCGACGTCGCGTTCGACGCGGCCAACTTCATGCTGCAGGGCATCGACGCCGGCAACACCACGGTGGAGAAGCTCAACACGTACCTCGGCGCGACCGAGTACAAGGGCATCGCCAACACCTACAAGTTCACCCCGACCGGTGAGCTCGACCCCAAGTTCATCAAGGTGTGGGCGTTCAAGTTCGACGCGGCTGGCAACACGATCGCGGACCAAGAGGTCCCGGCCGTCTGA
- a CDS encoding transcriptional regulator encodes MRERAARMMAAGVPFGEVCKALGLPRGTVIHWFYGERARRRLLSPLEPTRCPRCRPDSGNLDDRESYCYLLGLYLGDGHLVTTAKVPVLRVYCADAWPGLIDECERAMLAVLAKRVQRVQKVGCVGVQSYSIHWPCLFPQHGPGRKHERPIYLAAWQQSLVDANPGSFLRGLIHSDGCRVINKVVRAGQTYSYPRYMLSNESADIMRLCQDSLDRLGVSWRMCRRNLLSVARKDDVAELDQHVGPKH; translated from the coding sequence TTGCGCGAACGCGCCGCCCGCATGATGGCCGCCGGAGTTCCGTTCGGCGAGGTGTGCAAAGCCCTTGGCCTGCCACGCGGGACGGTAATCCATTGGTTCTATGGCGAGCGCGCCCGGCGCCGCCTGCTCAGTCCACTCGAACCCACCCGATGTCCCCGCTGCCGGCCGGACTCGGGGAATCTCGACGATCGTGAAAGCTACTGCTATCTCCTAGGTCTGTATCTCGGTGACGGCCACCTGGTGACAACCGCCAAGGTCCCGGTCCTCCGTGTCTACTGCGCCGACGCGTGGCCCGGGCTCATCGACGAGTGCGAGCGGGCCATGCTCGCCGTTCTCGCGAAACGCGTCCAGCGGGTTCAGAAGGTCGGATGTGTCGGCGTGCAGAGCTATTCCATTCATTGGCCGTGCCTATTTCCCCAGCACGGGCCCGGGCGCAAGCACGAACGCCCGATCTATCTCGCCGCTTGGCAACAATCGCTGGTCGACGCCAATCCTGGGAGTTTTCTACGCGGGCTCATACATTCCGACGGTTGCCGCGTCATCAATAAGGTCGTCCGGGCCGGCCAGACGTACTCCTATCCCAGGTACATGCTCTCCAACGAATCGGCCGACATCATGAGGCTCTGTCAGGACTCACTCGATCGGCTCGGCGTCAGCTGGCGGATGTGCCGGCGCAACCTGCTCTCGGTCGCCCGGAAGGACGACGTGGCGGAGCTGGACCAGCACGTGGGACCGAAGCACTGA
- a CDS encoding acyl-CoA thioesterase gives MSGKPLVGQAAVDQLLEVLDLKQIDAATFRGESPQVGAQRVFGGQVAGQALVAAGRTVDPDRLVHSLHGYFVRPGDPTVPIEFSVENIRDGRSFSVRRATAQQHGKAIFLMSASFQVAEEGLDHHSPAPQGVPGPDETPTMGDWLAQYPERLAVFKSAPQAIDVRYVATPGWVPPGDREAADEQRVWMRINGKLPDDPLIHACALAYASDLSLLDAVLSTHGEVWGPGGVIGASLDHALWLHRPFRADEWFLYDCSSPSASGSRGLASGRMFTEDGRHIASAVQEGLLRRVGAR, from the coding sequence GTGAGCGGCAAGCCGCTGGTGGGACAGGCCGCCGTCGATCAGCTACTCGAAGTCCTCGACCTCAAGCAGATCGACGCGGCCACGTTCCGGGGCGAGAGCCCACAGGTCGGCGCCCAGCGCGTCTTCGGCGGGCAGGTCGCCGGCCAGGCCCTCGTCGCGGCCGGCCGCACCGTCGACCCGGACCGCCTGGTGCACTCCCTGCACGGCTACTTCGTGCGCCCCGGTGACCCCACGGTCCCCATCGAGTTCAGCGTCGAGAACATCCGCGACGGCCGCTCGTTCTCCGTACGCCGCGCCACCGCGCAGCAGCACGGCAAGGCGATCTTCCTGATGTCCGCGTCGTTCCAGGTCGCCGAGGAGGGCCTCGACCACCACTCGCCGGCGCCGCAGGGTGTGCCCGGCCCGGACGAGACCCCGACCATGGGCGACTGGCTCGCCCAGTACCCCGAGCGCCTGGCCGTCTTCAAGTCCGCGCCGCAGGCGATCGACGTCCGCTACGTCGCCACCCCCGGCTGGGTGCCGCCCGGCGACCGGGAGGCGGCCGACGAGCAGCGGGTCTGGATGCGCATCAACGGCAAACTGCCGGACGACCCGCTGATCCACGCCTGCGCCCTGGCCTACGCGTCCGACCTGTCGCTGCTCGACGCGGTCCTGTCGACGCACGGCGAGGTCTGGGGCCCTGGCGGGGTGATCGGCGCCAGCCTGGATCACGCGTTGTGGCTGCACCGGCCGTTCCGCGCGGACGAATGGTTCCTCTACGACTGCAGCAGCCCGTCGGCGAGCGGCAGCAGGGGCCTGGCCAGCGGACGGATGTTCACCGAGGACGGTCGACACATCGCCAGCGCCGTGCAGGAGGGCCTACTGCGCCGCGTCGGCGCCCGCTAG
- a CDS encoding HdeD family acid-resistance protein, with the protein MRDGIWGFLLFSGVAWLAIAWSVLRLEPVDIVTAAGLVILFGALTEAIRALAGTRTWWLNAGMAVLFAITGVIVLMDNGGSWATPAALIGWYLMVRGAADLGISMMTRESDRIWGMLTVVGLAELALGFFAASSYARTAEVVILVLGGAALLRGVADLVASLRLREVSSAMDGDRLLELTPERAVGVAGYSAGLTDFEAGRPARGARPRHRATPTTTTTTAAAPMPYPPAAGPLTETPLTEVPVSEMPVAGPPLMETTGTEMPGTETAGTEMPAAGPQPPRSWEVPAGRPVSFHDEVLRTTADLDAMLAQAGVTGAMSPGPLAHAHEPIEVPDTAEGAELPDQHEAAAAAAAAAQRQVAEVDDPALPLLDSAARAGETASPGAEDTAIIAKRWVD; encoded by the coding sequence GTGCGTGACGGTATATGGGGTTTCCTCCTATTTTCGGGCGTGGCCTGGCTGGCGATCGCCTGGAGCGTGCTCCGGCTCGAACCCGTCGACATCGTGACCGCGGCCGGGCTGGTGATCCTGTTCGGGGCGCTCACCGAGGCGATCCGGGCGCTCGCCGGCACCCGGACCTGGTGGCTGAACGCGGGCATGGCCGTGCTGTTCGCCATAACCGGGGTGATCGTGCTGATGGACAACGGCGGCTCCTGGGCCACCCCGGCGGCGCTGATCGGCTGGTACCTGATGGTGCGAGGCGCCGCCGACCTGGGCATCTCGATGATGACCCGGGAGTCCGACCGGATCTGGGGCATGCTGACGGTCGTCGGGCTGGCCGAGCTCGCGCTGGGTTTCTTCGCCGCGAGCTCGTACGCGCGCACGGCCGAGGTGGTGATCCTCGTGCTGGGTGGCGCGGCGCTGCTGCGCGGGGTGGCCGATCTCGTCGCCTCGCTGCGGCTGCGCGAGGTCTCCTCGGCGATGGACGGCGACCGGCTGCTGGAGCTGACGCCGGAGCGCGCGGTCGGGGTGGCCGGCTACTCGGCGGGGCTGACCGACTTCGAGGCGGGCCGGCCGGCGCGGGGCGCCCGCCCCCGGCACCGGGCCACGCCGACCACCACGACCACGACCGCGGCCGCGCCGATGCCGTACCCGCCGGCGGCAGGCCCGCTGACGGAGACACCGTTGACGGAAGTGCCGGTGTCGGAGATGCCGGTGGCGGGCCCGCCGTTGATGGAGACGACGGGGACGGAGATGCCGGGAACGGAGACGGCGGGGACGGAGATGCCGGCCGCCGGGCCGCAGCCTCCGAGATCGTGGGAGGTGCCGGCCGGCCGGCCGGTCAGTTTCCACGACGAGGTGCTGCGGACCACGGCCGACCTGGACGCGATGCTGGCGCAGGCCGGGGTGACCGGCGCGATGTCGCCGGGCCCGCTGGCGCATGCGCACGAGCCGATCGAGGTGCCGGACACCGCCGAGGGCGCGGAGCTGCCCGACCAGCACGAGGCCGCCGCCGCGGCCGCCGCGGCGGCACAGCGCCAGGTCGCCGAGGTGGACGACCCGGCGCTGCCGCTGCTGGATTCGGCGGCGCGCGCGGGCGAAACGGCCTCGCCAGGCGCGGAAGACACGGCGATCATCGCGAAGCGCTGGGTCGACTGA
- a CDS encoding glutamate synthase subunit beta, with product MPDPNGFLRYERQLPKRRPVPVRIRDWREVYPSADGELIRDQATRCMDCGIPFCHEGCPLGNRIPDWNDLVRTNAWAAAAESLHATNNFPEFTGRLCPAPCEAACVLGISDDPVTIKQVEVEIANHAFAAGLVPQPPVVLSGRSVAVVGSGPAGLAAAQQLARAGHAVTVYERDDRIGGLLRYGIPDFKLEKERIDERLAQMAAEGVVFEVGVEVGVDVTADDLRERFDAVLLTCGALAGRDTTGTPGRHLSGVHLAMEHLVPANRVVAGLQDTTPIDANGKHVVIIGGGDTGADCLGVAHRQGAAGVIQLDQYPLPPEARAGELHPWPTWPVILRNYPAHEEGGERVFGVAVQEFVDDGTGKVVSVRVADVVVERIDGRRTVTVQEGSERDLRADLVLLAIGFDGTEPQPLLTQFGVTRNSRGAVDADEDWQTGAEGVFVAGDMHRGASLIVWAIAEGRAAAAAIHTYLGGFGELPAPVRPSSQPLAATR from the coding sequence GTGCCTGATCCGAACGGTTTCCTGCGTTACGAGCGGCAGCTGCCCAAGCGCCGCCCGGTGCCGGTCCGCATCCGCGACTGGCGGGAGGTGTACCCGTCGGCTGACGGCGAGCTCATCCGCGACCAGGCCACCCGGTGCATGGACTGCGGCATCCCGTTCTGCCACGAGGGCTGTCCGCTGGGCAACCGCATCCCGGACTGGAACGACCTGGTCCGCACGAACGCCTGGGCGGCGGCCGCGGAGAGCCTGCACGCGACGAACAACTTCCCGGAGTTCACCGGCCGGCTCTGCCCGGCGCCGTGCGAGGCCGCGTGCGTGCTCGGCATCTCCGATGACCCGGTGACGATCAAGCAGGTCGAGGTGGAGATCGCCAACCACGCGTTCGCCGCCGGCCTGGTGCCGCAGCCGCCGGTCGTCCTGTCCGGGCGCAGCGTCGCCGTGGTCGGCTCCGGCCCGGCCGGGCTCGCCGCCGCGCAGCAGCTGGCCCGCGCCGGCCACGCCGTCACCGTCTACGAGCGGGACGACCGGATCGGCGGCCTGCTGCGGTACGGCATCCCGGACTTCAAGCTGGAGAAGGAGCGCATCGACGAGCGCCTCGCCCAGATGGCGGCCGAGGGCGTTGTCTTCGAGGTCGGCGTCGAGGTCGGCGTCGACGTGACCGCCGACGACCTGCGGGAACGCTTCGACGCGGTGCTGCTCACCTGCGGCGCCCTCGCCGGGCGCGACACCACCGGCACCCCCGGGCGGCACCTGTCGGGCGTGCACCTGGCGATGGAGCACCTGGTGCCCGCCAACCGCGTCGTCGCCGGCCTGCAGGACACCACGCCGATCGACGCCAACGGCAAGCACGTCGTGATCATCGGCGGCGGTGACACCGGCGCCGACTGCCTCGGCGTCGCACACCGCCAGGGCGCGGCCGGCGTGATCCAGCTCGACCAGTACCCGCTGCCGCCCGAGGCCCGCGCCGGCGAGCTGCACCCGTGGCCGACCTGGCCGGTCATCCTGCGCAACTACCCGGCGCACGAGGAGGGCGGCGAGCGCGTCTTCGGCGTCGCCGTGCAGGAGTTCGTGGACGACGGCACCGGCAAGGTCGTCTCGGTCCGCGTCGCCGACGTCGTCGTCGAGCGCATCGACGGCCGCCGTACGGTCACCGTCCAGGAGGGATCGGAGCGCGACCTGCGCGCCGACCTCGTGCTGCTGGCCATCGGCTTCGACGGCACCGAGCCGCAGCCGCTGCTCACCCAGTTCGGGGTGACCCGTAACAGCAGGGGAGCCGTCGACGCGGACGAGGACTGGCAGACCGGCGCCGAGGGCGTGTTCGTCGCGGGCGACATGCACCGCGGCGCGTCGCTGATCGTGTGGGCCATCGCGGAGGGCCGGGCGGCCGCCGCGGCGATCCACACCTACCTGGGTGGATTCGGCGAACTGCCGGCACCGGTACGCCCGTCGTCGCAGCCGCTGGCCGCGACCCGCTGA
- the pyk gene encoding pyruvate kinase gives MAVTRRAKIVCTMGPATASPERMLGLVEAGMDVARLNFSHGSHEDHRKIYDMVRAAARETGRAVAVLADLQGPKIRLGRFANGPHVWRTGDLVTITSENILGTPDRVSCTYTKLPQEVKVGDRLLIDDGKVAVEVSAVDGEDIRCLVTEGGPVSNNKGVSLPNVAVSVPAMSDKDEADLRFALGLGVDLIALSFVRSPDDIKLVHQIMAEEKKTLPVIAKVEKPEAVVHLEAIVLAFDGVMVARGDLGVELPLDQVPLVQKRAVQLCRENAKPVIVATQMLDSMIENSRPTRAEASDVANAVLDGADAVMLSGETSVGKYPVLTVSTMAKIVTTTESGDFGVPVLQHDPRTHGGALTVAASRIARNIGAKALVAFSQTGDTVRRLSRLHCELPLLAFTPVPEVRDQLALSWGVETFLTDFVQHTDDMFRQVDRSMLGLGLAKPGEYVVVVAGSPPNAPGSTNTLRVHQLGSLVDPATVNEVK, from the coding sequence ATGGCTGTGACACGTCGCGCAAAGATCGTCTGCACCATGGGTCCCGCAACCGCCTCCCCCGAGCGCATGCTCGGGCTGGTCGAGGCCGGCATGGACGTCGCACGGCTGAACTTCAGCCACGGCAGCCACGAGGACCACCGCAAGATCTACGACATGGTCCGCGCCGCCGCGAGGGAGACCGGCCGCGCCGTCGCGGTCCTCGCCGACCTGCAGGGTCCCAAGATCCGTCTCGGCCGGTTCGCCAACGGCCCGCACGTCTGGCGCACCGGTGACCTCGTCACCATCACCAGCGAGAACATCCTCGGCACCCCCGACCGGGTCAGCTGCACCTACACCAAGCTGCCGCAGGAGGTTAAGGTCGGCGACCGTCTCCTCATCGACGACGGCAAGGTCGCGGTCGAGGTCTCCGCCGTCGACGGCGAGGACATCCGCTGCCTCGTCACCGAGGGCGGCCCGGTCAGCAACAACAAGGGCGTCTCCCTGCCCAACGTCGCCGTCAGCGTCCCCGCGATGAGCGACAAGGACGAGGCCGACCTGCGCTTCGCCCTCGGCCTCGGCGTCGACCTGATCGCCCTGTCGTTCGTCCGCTCGCCCGACGACATCAAGCTCGTGCACCAGATCATGGCCGAGGAGAAGAAGACCCTCCCGGTCATCGCCAAGGTCGAGAAGCCGGAAGCCGTCGTCCACCTCGAAGCCATCGTGCTCGCCTTCGACGGCGTCATGGTCGCCCGCGGCGACCTCGGCGTCGAGCTCCCCCTCGACCAGGTCCCGCTGGTGCAGAAGCGCGCCGTCCAGCTCTGCCGCGAGAACGCCAAGCCGGTCATCGTCGCCACCCAGATGCTCGACTCGATGATCGAGAACTCCCGCCCGACCCGCGCGGAGGCCTCCGACGTCGCCAACGCGGTCCTCGACGGCGCCGACGCCGTGATGCTCTCGGGAGAGACCTCGGTCGGCAAGTACCCGGTCCTCACCGTCAGCACCATGGCGAAGATCGTCACCACCACCGAGAGCGGCGACTTCGGCGTGCCGGTCCTGCAACACGACCCGCGCACACACGGCGGCGCGCTGACCGTCGCCGCCAGCCGGATCGCCCGCAACATCGGCGCCAAGGCCCTCGTCGCGTTCTCACAGACCGGCGACACCGTCCGCCGCCTCTCCCGGCTGCACTGCGAGCTCCCGCTGCTCGCCTTCACCCCGGTGCCCGAGGTCCGCGACCAGCTCGCACTCTCCTGGGGCGTCGAGACGTTCCTGACGGACTTCGTCCAGCACACCGACGACATGTTCCGCCAGGTCGACCGCAGCATGCTCGGCCTCGGACTGGCCAAGCCCGGCGAGTACGTCGTCGTCGTGGCCGGCAGCCCGCCGAACGCTCCCGGCTCCACAAACACCCTGCGCGTGCACCAGCTCGGCTCGCTCGTCGACCCGGCGACGGTCAACGAGGTCAAGTGA